From one Sulfuricurvum sp. IAE1 genomic stretch:
- the map gene encoding type I methionyl aminopeptidase encodes MAIALRKNDELIKLRAANQIVGATLELLAQHTKPGVTLKELDAMAEEYIRSQGATPSFKGLYGFPNAVCISVNEVIIHGIPSDYTLKEGDIVGFDVGTQKEGYFGDGAVSVGVGTISKEDEALIACAKDSLYHAIDIIREGMRFKELSHEIEKFILGRGFVPLRGFCGHGIGKKPHEEPEIPNYLDGPNPKSGPKIKNGMVFCIEPMICHREGTSKILSNGWDVVSTDGLRGSHYEHTVAIINGRAEILSIA; translated from the coding sequence ATGGCGATTGCGCTGCGAAAAAACGACGAACTCATAAAATTGCGTGCGGCGAACCAAATCGTCGGCGCGACTTTGGAACTTTTGGCCCAACATACCAAACCCGGAGTCACCCTTAAAGAACTGGATGCCATGGCGGAGGAGTATATCCGCAGCCAGGGTGCCACCCCCTCTTTCAAGGGCCTTTACGGTTTCCCCAATGCCGTCTGCATCTCTGTCAACGAAGTGATTATCCACGGAATTCCCAGCGACTATACCCTCAAAGAAGGGGATATCGTAGGATTTGACGTGGGGACCCAAAAAGAGGGATACTTTGGAGACGGTGCCGTTTCGGTCGGTGTCGGAACCATCAGCAAAGAAGACGAAGCGTTGATTGCGTGCGCGAAAGATTCTCTCTACCACGCCATCGACATTATCCGTGAGGGGATGCGATTTAAAGAACTCTCGCATGAGATCGAAAAATTCATTCTCGGGCGGGGATTCGTCCCTTTGCGCGGATTTTGCGGACACGGGATCGGAAAAAAACCCCATGAAGAACCGGAAATCCCCAATTACCTGGACGGACCCAACCCAAAGTCGGGCCCAAAGATCAAAAACGGAATGGTGTTTTGCATCGAACCGATGATCTGTCACAGGGAAGGGACTTCCAAGATTCTTTCCAACGGATGGGATGTAGTCAGTACGGACGGGCTGAGAGGCTCCCATTATGAGCATACGGTTGCGATTATCAACGGTAGAGCTGAAATATTATCAATCGCGTAA
- the infA gene encoding translation initiation factor IF-1 translates to MAKDDVIEVDGKIIEALPNATFRVELANGHVILCHIAGKMRMHYIKILPGDTVKIELTPYSLDKGRITYRYK, encoded by the coding sequence ATGGCAAAAGATGATGTCATTGAAGTAGACGGAAAGATCATTGAGGCGCTACCGAACGCAACGTTTCGGGTAGAACTGGCGAACGGGCATGTGATTTTGTGCCATATTGCCGGAAAAATGCGGATGCACTACATCAAGATTCTTCCGGGAGACACGGTAAAAATCGAATTGACCCCTTACAGTCTTGATAAAGGGCGCATCACTTACCGCTACAAATAA